Genomic window (Bosea vaviloviae):
GGCGGAGATGGAGGCGATCGATTTCAGCATGTTTCTCTCCCAGCGTGCTGCCTTGTAGGACAGGCCTTCGTGCAGGCTAGCCCACCCCTCGATGGAACGAAACGCGTTTCCCGATCTCCTTCGCCGAGTCCTTGGCGGTTAGTCCCTCAACGCAGCGGCCGCGCCGGATTGCCCACCACGGTCGCACCGGTCGCAACATCGCGCGTGACCACGCTGCCCGCGCCGATGATCGCGTCGTCGCCGATCGTGACGCCAGGCAAAATCAACGCACCGCCTCCGATCCAGACATTGCGGCCGATCGTGACGGGGCGCCCGAATTCCAGCCCCGCCTCGCGCTGGGCGGGATCGCGCGGATGATCGGCGGTCAGGATCTGGACACCAGGCCCGATCTGCGTCCGATCGCCGATCGTCACGGCGACAACGTCGAGAATCACGCAGTTGAAGTTCAGGAAGACGCCTGCGCCCACACTGATGTTGAAGCCATAATCACAATGAAAGGGTGGGCGGATGGTGCTGCCCTCGCCTACGGCCGCCAGGCGCTCCGCCAGCAGCATACGGCGCTCCCGCGTCGGTGTCGCGAGCGCCGCGTTGTAGCGCACCAGCCAGTCCCGGGTGGCCGCAAGCGCGGCCTGCAGCTCGGCGTCACCGGCGTCGTAAAGCTCGCCCGCCAGCATCTTGTCCTTCTCGCTTCGCTCCATGGGCTCGCTGTCCTTCTCATTGCGCCGCGCTGCGGGATCCGACGAACCTATGGAAACGAAAAAGGGCGGCCCGAAGACCGCCCTTTCAAAATTGCCTGCGATAGAGAAACGGCTCAGGCCGCCTCGTCTTCCGCCGTGAAGACCGGGCCGGAATCCTTGCCCTTGGCCTCGACATCGCGATCGACGAACTCGATCACGGCGAGCGGAGCGTTGTCGCCGAAGCGGAAGCCCGCCTTCATGATGCGCAGATAGCCGCCATTGCGCTCCTTGTAGCGCGGGCCCAGCACCGCAAAGAGCTTGCCGACCAGAGCGACGTCCTTGATCTGCGCGATCGCCTGGCGGCGGGCATGCAGGTCGCCGCGCTTGGCGAGCGTGATCAGCTTCTCGACGACCGGACGCAGGTCCTTAGCCTTCGGCAGCGTGGTGGTGATCTGCTCGTGCTTGATCAGGGCCTGGGACATGTTGGCAAACATCGCCTTGCGATGCTCGACCGAGCGGTTGAAACGACGACCGCGGAAACCGTGACGCATTTTGGCTCTCCATTGATTTTACGGCCGCCGTGCCACGGTACGGCCGTTCGTTGTGATAGGGCGAATAGTGAATGGCGAGTGGCGAATAAGAACGATCAACTCGCCATTCGCCATCTCGCCATTCGCAGTCTCAGTAATGCTCCTCGAAGCGCTTCGCGAGCTCTTCGATGTTCTCCGGCGGCCAGCCGGTGACGTCCATGCCGAGATGGAGGCCCATGGTGGCGAGCACTTCCTTGATCTCGTTCAGCGACTTGCGGCCGAAGTTCGGGGTGCGCAGCATCTCGCCCTCCGACTTCTGGATCAGGTCGCCGATATAGACGATGTTGTCGTTCTTCAGGCAGTTCGCCGAACGCACCGACAGCTCGAGCTCGTCGACCTTCTTGAGCAGCGCCGGGTTGAAGGGCAGCTGCGGCGCGGTCGAAACGGCCTCTTCCTTGCGCGGCTCCTCGAAGGTGATGAAGACGGCGAGCTGGTCCTGCAGGATGCGGGCGGCCAGCGCCAGCGCGTCCTCGGGGGTGACCGAGCCGTTGGTCTCGATCTGCAGGGTCAGCATGTCGCGATCGAGGTTCTGGCCCTCGCGGGTGTTCTCGACGCGGTAGGAGACCTTCTTGACCGGCGAATACAGGCTATCGACCGGGATCAGGCCGATCGGCGCGTCTTCCGGACGGTTCTGTTCGGAGGGGACATAGCCCTTGCCGGTGTTGACGGTGAACTCCATGCGGATCTCGGAGCCCTCGTCCAGCGTGCAGAGCACGAGATCGGGGTTCAGGATCGAAACGTCGCCAATGGTGTTGATGTCACCGGCGGTGACGGTGCCGGGGCCCGTCTTGCGCAGGGTCATGCGCTTGGGGCCTTCGCCCTGCATCTTGACCGCGACCGCCTTGATGTTGAGGACGATATCGGTGACGTCCTCGCGCACGCCGGGGATGGAGGAGAATTCATGCAGCACGCCGTCGATCTGGACGGCGGTGACGGCCGCGCCCTGGAGCGAGGAGAGCAGCACGCGACGCAGCGCGTTGCCGAGCGTCATGCCGAAGCCGCGCTCCAGCGGGCGCGCGATCACGGTGGCGTGACGCTTCGGGTCGTCGCCGACCTTGATTTCGAGCTTGTTGGGCTTTGACAGATCCTGCCAGTTCTTGCTGATCACGACCGCACTCCTGGTGCTTGAATTCAATGGCGGCGGCGGGCCGCCCCGGACAGGCGCCCGCCGGTGCGGGCGCCAGAGAATCGAGAGCTAGAACATGATGCCGAGAACCGGTCCCCGCTTTTCGGCATCATGCCTTGGGTCAGACGTCAGACGCGACGGCGCTTGCGCGGACGGC
Coding sequences:
- a CDS encoding sugar O-acetyltransferase, producing the protein MERSEKDKMLAGELYDAGDAELQAALAATRDWLVRYNAALATPTRERRMLLAERLAAVGEGSTIRPPFHCDYGFNISVGAGVFLNFNCVILDVVAVTIGDRTQIGPGVQILTADHPRDPAQREAGLEFGRPVTIGRNVWIGGGALILPGVTIGDDAIIGAGSVVTRDVATGATVVGNPARPLR
- the rplQ gene encoding 50S ribosomal protein L17 — translated: MRHGFRGRRFNRSVEHRKAMFANMSQALIKHEQITTTLPKAKDLRPVVEKLITLAKRGDLHARRQAIAQIKDVALVGKLFAVLGPRYKERNGGYLRIMKAGFRFGDNAPLAVIEFVDRDVEAKGKDSGPVFTAEDEAA
- a CDS encoding DNA-directed RNA polymerase subunit alpha; protein product: MISKNWQDLSKPNKLEIKVGDDPKRHATVIARPLERGFGMTLGNALRRVLLSSLQGAAVTAVQIDGVLHEFSSIPGVREDVTDIVLNIKAVAVKMQGEGPKRMTLRKTGPGTVTAGDINTIGDVSILNPDLVLCTLDEGSEIRMEFTVNTGKGYVPSEQNRPEDAPIGLIPVDSLYSPVKKVSYRVENTREGQNLDRDMLTLQIETNGSVTPEDALALAARILQDQLAVFITFEEPRKEEAVSTAPQLPFNPALLKKVDELELSVRSANCLKNDNIVYIGDLIQKSEGEMLRTPNFGRKSLNEIKEVLATMGLHLGMDVTGWPPENIEELAKRFEEHY